The proteins below are encoded in one region of Paludisphaera mucosa:
- a CDS encoding serine/threonine-protein kinase has protein sequence MFAHPDRAPMNPAFDVRRVVAAACAKYEESWRDAGGAKIESFLEGLGEAERPAVLRELIALEVELRAGRGERPELTEYIQRFRDDAEAVQSAMDDVDLGGELPSRPPRRREGETHLWSEVSLETGVDGPGWATTIELPHDLALELPGGPPSASRPPGGVRYELVEKHAQGGMGEVWRARDHDLGREVALKKLQPGKAADPSMRARFLREARITGQLQHPGIVPVFDLSRDQGGGRAYYTMRLIEGRTMAESAQAYHQGRRDGSAGRVELRNLLGAFASVCQVVAYAHSRGVIHRDLKGQNVALGDYGEVIVLDWGMAKVVGATESEPGPESRGRTAATPPIEADSHEECWDETAAGSIVGTLAYIPPEQALGRLDQVDERSDVYGLGAILYEILTGEPPFRGTKDELLRKAVHEAPARPRPRNGEVSAALEAICLKCLEKSPGDRYPTADALAKDVQSHLAGEPVSAYREPPAVRVIRWVSRHRTLSTALGATLLVTTLCLAVATGLLEAAGQREASARSKAERNLDVALRAVDRFFTKVGEDPRLKALGLEKLRQDLLAEARAFHEQLSREGGESRRVVVARGRSDLRLAKITGELGEPREARSLALRALARFSSLVEHDPGDVESREGAAWALDELGAYCAADRQVDEARAFLGRAVAAWERLVDDHPASRDYRLRLATSLNRLGRLLTLILREPSDARVLLERSVMQCAWLDQAGLAAADSLNEQAEADLLLGCLLSEEDFASARPMLDGALSLRERLVSENPHDLGLKSSLVDGCVLVATAYSNARVPGLISSLFVQVREDGQKMAREHPDVPNFTDQCCLIECLYAMHLVRAGEHERAADVLEKAVARSPRFGLGLLYAACGFSTASEVASRPPGPPAAETRRRVERYQERAIALLRDAAGTGLFRQPHQFLGLKSEDLDLAPLRGRPDFQRLVRELEGPAPR, from the coding sequence ATGTTCGCCCACCCCGACCGAGCCCCGATGAACCCGGCCTTCGACGTCCGACGCGTGGTGGCCGCTGCCTGCGCGAAGTACGAAGAGTCGTGGCGCGACGCCGGCGGGGCGAAGATCGAGTCGTTCCTCGAAGGCCTGGGCGAGGCGGAACGTCCGGCCGTGCTCCGCGAGCTGATCGCCCTGGAGGTCGAACTCCGCGCAGGTCGCGGAGAGCGGCCCGAATTGACCGAGTACATCCAACGGTTCCGCGACGACGCCGAGGCCGTCCAATCGGCGATGGACGACGTCGACCTGGGCGGCGAGCTGCCATCGAGGCCCCCCCGGCGCCGCGAAGGCGAGACACATCTTTGGTCGGAGGTCTCGCTTGAGACGGGCGTCGACGGGCCGGGATGGGCGACGACGATCGAGCTCCCCCATGACCTGGCGCTCGAACTCCCGGGCGGACCTCCCTCGGCGTCGAGGCCGCCCGGCGGCGTCCGCTACGAGCTCGTCGAGAAGCACGCCCAGGGGGGGATGGGGGAGGTCTGGCGGGCCCGCGACCACGACCTGGGCCGCGAAGTCGCCCTCAAGAAGCTCCAGCCCGGCAAGGCCGCCGACCCCTCGATGCGGGCTCGCTTCCTCAGGGAGGCCCGCATCACGGGGCAGTTGCAGCACCCCGGCATCGTCCCGGTCTTCGACCTCTCGCGCGACCAAGGGGGCGGGCGCGCATATTACACGATGCGCCTCATCGAAGGCCGGACGATGGCGGAGTCGGCCCAGGCCTACCACCAGGGTCGTCGAGACGGCTCGGCGGGGAGGGTCGAGCTGCGAAATCTGCTGGGCGCGTTTGCGAGTGTCTGCCAGGTCGTCGCCTACGCGCACAGCCGGGGCGTCATCCATCGCGACCTCAAGGGGCAGAACGTCGCGCTGGGCGACTACGGCGAGGTGATCGTCCTCGATTGGGGGATGGCCAAGGTCGTCGGCGCGACCGAGTCGGAGCCGGGGCCGGAGTCCCGCGGCAGGACCGCCGCCACTCCGCCCATCGAGGCCGACTCCCACGAGGAATGCTGGGACGAAACGGCCGCCGGCTCGATCGTGGGGACGCTGGCTTACATCCCCCCGGAGCAGGCGCTCGGGCGGCTCGACCAGGTCGACGAACGGAGCGACGTCTACGGGTTGGGGGCCATCCTCTACGAGATCCTCACGGGCGAGCCCCCGTTCCGCGGCACCAAGGACGAGCTGCTCCGGAAGGCGGTCCACGAGGCCCCCGCGCGGCCTCGTCCGCGCAACGGCGAGGTCTCCGCGGCCCTGGAGGCGATCTGCCTGAAGTGCCTGGAGAAGTCGCCGGGCGACCGCTACCCCACGGCCGACGCGCTGGCGAAGGACGTGCAATCCCACCTGGCGGGAGAGCCGGTCTCCGCGTACCGGGAGCCGCCGGCGGTCCGCGTGATTCGATGGGTCTCGCGACATCGGACCCTCTCGACGGCCCTGGGGGCGACCCTCCTCGTGACGACCCTCTGCCTCGCCGTGGCGACGGGCCTGCTCGAAGCGGCCGGCCAGCGCGAGGCCTCGGCGCGGTCCAAGGCGGAGCGGAACCTCGACGTCGCCCTGAGGGCCGTCGACCGATTCTTCACCAAGGTGGGCGAGGACCCGAGGCTCAAGGCCCTCGGCCTGGAGAAGCTCCGTCAGGACCTCTTGGCCGAGGCCAGGGCCTTCCACGAGCAGCTCTCCCGCGAGGGGGGCGAGAGCCGTCGGGTCGTCGTCGCACGGGGCCGGAGCGACCTGCGCCTGGCCAAAATCACGGGGGAACTCGGCGAGCCCCGCGAGGCCAGGTCCCTGGCGCTCCGCGCTCTCGCGAGGTTCTCGAGCCTCGTCGAGCACGACCCCGGCGACGTCGAGTCACGCGAGGGGGCCGCCTGGGCGCTGGACGAGCTTGGGGCCTACTGCGCGGCCGACCGCCAGGTTGACGAGGCCAGGGCGTTCCTGGGACGGGCGGTCGCGGCCTGGGAGCGACTCGTCGACGACCATCCCGCGTCCCGCGATTACCGCCTCCGCCTGGCGACCAGCCTCAATCGGCTCGGCCGCCTGCTCACGCTGATCCTCCGCGAGCCGTCGGACGCCCGGGTTCTCCTGGAGCGATCCGTGATGCAATGCGCATGGCTGGACCAGGCGGGGCTCGCCGCCGCCGACTCGCTGAACGAGCAGGCCGAGGCCGACCTCCTCCTGGGCTGCCTCCTGAGCGAGGAGGACTTTGCCTCGGCCCGGCCCATGCTCGACGGGGCCCTGTCCCTCCGGGAACGGCTGGTCTCCGAGAATCCGCACGACCTCGGGCTCAAGTCCAGCCTGGTCGACGGCTGCGTGCTGGTCGCGACGGCCTATTCAAACGCGCGGGTCCCCGGGCTGATCTCGTCGCTCTTCGTGCAGGTCCGCGAAGACGGCCAGAAGATGGCGCGCGAGCACCCCGACGTCCCGAACTTCACGGACCAGTGCTGCCTCATCGAATGCCTCTACGCCATGCACCTCGTGCGGGCCGGAGAGCACGAACGGGCCGCCGACGTCCTTGAGAAGGCCGTGGCGAGGTCCCCCCGGTTCGGCCTGGGCCTGCTCTACGCCGCCTGCGGCTTCTCGACCGCGTCCGAGGTCGCGTCCCGACCGCCGGGCCCCCCGGCGGCGGAGACCCGACGCCGCGTCGAGCGTTATCAGGAGCGGGCGATCGCTCTGCTCCGGGACGCGGCCGGGACGGGCCTGTTCCGCCAGCCCCACCAATTCCTCGGACTTAAATCGGAGGACCTCGACCTCGCCCCGCTCCGAGGCCGCCCCGACTTCCAGCGACTGGTTAGGGAGCTGGAGGGCCCGGCTCCTCGCTGA
- a CDS encoding ECF-type sigma factor, whose product MTTEAFGSISQWLDPLRRGDHAAAQPLWERYYGRLVRLARAKLAGGRGLDHYEEDVALSAFDSFVQAVAAGRFPKLVDRDDLWRSLFEVTARKAVNLRKHHARLKRGQGRVLDEAALAGPEERGGLDGILGDEPTPELAAALAEGCRVLLAALDREDPTFKLRRIALWKLEGFTNQEIADKLGYSRRTIAAQLNWIRSAWEGFREP is encoded by the coding sequence ATGACGACCGAGGCGTTTGGTTCCATCTCGCAATGGCTCGACCCCCTCAGGCGGGGGGACCACGCGGCCGCGCAGCCTCTCTGGGAGCGGTACTACGGCCGCCTGGTCCGGCTCGCCCGCGCGAAACTGGCCGGCGGTCGCGGGCTGGACCACTATGAAGAAGATGTGGCGCTGAGCGCCTTCGACAGCTTCGTGCAGGCGGTGGCCGCCGGCCGATTCCCCAAGCTGGTCGATCGCGACGACCTCTGGCGGTCCCTCTTCGAGGTGACGGCCCGCAAGGCCGTCAACCTCCGCAAGCATCATGCGCGGCTCAAGAGGGGCCAGGGGAGGGTGCTCGACGAGGCGGCCCTCGCGGGCCCGGAGGAGCGCGGCGGCCTGGACGGCATACTCGGCGACGAACCGACTCCCGAGCTGGCGGCCGCACTCGCGGAAGGATGCCGCGTGCTCCTGGCCGCCCTCGACCGCGAAGACCCGACGTTCAAGCTCCGGCGGATCGCCCTCTGGAAGCTGGAGGGGTTCACCAATCAGGAGATCGCCGACAAGCTCGGATACAGCCGTCGCACCATCGCCGCCCAGTTGAACTGGATCCGCTCGGCCTGGGAGGGGTTCCGCGAGCCGTGA